Below is a window of Populus trichocarpa isolate Nisqually-1 chromosome 3, P.trichocarpa_v4.1, whole genome shotgun sequence DNA.
CTCCCACCAAATCCTGATACTAGGTAGATAATCCCAACTCGCACTGCCAGATTATtttccaaaatatatattaggatGATcggattttaaataaaatggtaaAAACACAAAGATGACTGGAATAAGAACTTGATGATGTGCTTAAAgtgcaacaataataatatccGAGGCATGAGATATTTCCAGTCACTGATTTATAACATTTGCAAGCATGTTGATTTCAACTTAACATGTGAAGAAGGCACGTAATCAACAAGTGCTGATATAAATTGACAGGAGAAGAGAACATGACATACCAAACCCAAATTGCTGTTCAAGACGAATCCCAATAAAGATCAAGCTTAACATATTTGCAAGCACATGAACAACTCCGGCATGCAACCACATACAAGTGATGAGCCTCCACCCTTGATGTCCATGCACTACTTTGTTCCACTCCAGAGCTCCCATTTTTTCCAATCTGCACAATCATTGGCATGTAAAGATCAGCGAACAAAATTCTTCTGCCACATGAATTAGAAGGCTGCTTGCAGATACCATATTACTAGCAGTAAAGGCACATCGATTTGAACAAATTGCGACAAATAATTGGTCAGGTAAGAACTTAATGACATGCAACACTATTTATGTCATCACACCCCTAAATCAAACCCATGAAGACACGAATCTACAGCACTTAAGAGATCATATGCATAGTAAGTTTCATTGaattacatattaaaatttaatcctGTAGCTTTTGATCTATAAACCATATTCAGGAAATAACCATATACAGTGaatttataaatagtttaatgttcTTCCAGAGCCCTTTGGTGGATAAATTCAACTCCATAACAAAGTAATAAAACTTTTGTGGATCACCCTAAATTTCCACACTGCCTTAATACATAAACGCAAGAACAAATTTTCATGATAGATAAAGTGGAGAAGAAGATTCTCAATAAtagcaagataaaaaaacataactgcAAATCAAATACTTCTTATGAACACCTAGTACTATGTGTTGTCATAAAAGCAATTAAGCCCAGGTATTAAATAACAGTATTAAATAAAACTAGTGGCAAGCATAaagaaaaaataccaaaatcagAACCAGTAactaagcaaaagaaaagatcacctaaaatcaaattataagaaaCCAATACCCAGTATCTCAAAGTCTGaatccaaaattaacaaaacttcACACCCAAATCAAACACAACACCCAGCCAAGAAACAAATCCAAATCCACATGAAAACGCGTATAAAAGCTCACAAATTTGGACAAAATTAAGCAAAGAAAGAACAAACTTACGTAGCAGCAGATGGGCCAAACAGGGGGTTTTCCTTCAACGGCTGAAAAGAGAACCTGCCAAGAAACTTAGCCACGCAACTACCTTCAATACCCAGAGATTTTTTAGGACAATCGTTGACATACATGACAACAATAAAAACAGCAATATTTGCAACAACAAACATGGGAATTATCCATGAAGTCCATTGCTTTTCTGCTGTTTCAACATAGTATGAAGGGAAATTTGCGTTATTTCCTCTGTTCTTTGTCCCCCTCTCTAGATCTCCACTTGCCATTGTCTCTCGCTCTTACGGATAGACAATATTTTTGTGAGTTTATATATGTGGGAAGTTAAATAGAGAAGTAGCTTACAAGGAAGTTGCTGGGATCAGAAATCGAGCAGGAAGTGGTTTCTGGAGGATTTTAACCGTTGTAATGAATAGAAAATTGTAATCTCTGCATCATATTATATAAGAGTCATGCCTGTGTTAATTACTTATAACGTGGTGACGTGGGTGACG
It encodes the following:
- the LOC7465843 gene encoding RHOMBOID-like protein 2 → MASGDLERGTKNRGNNANFPSYYVETAEKQWTSWIIPMFVVANIAVFIVVMYVNDCPKKSLGIEGSCVAKFLGRFSFQPLKENPLFGPSAATLEKMGALEWNKVVHGHQGWRLITCMWLHAGVVHVLANMLSLIFIGIRLEQQFGFVRVGIIYLVSGFGGSILSSLFIQQNISVGASGALFGLLGAMLSELLTNWTIYSNKIAALLTLVVIIAINLAVGILPHVDNFAHIGGFMSGFLLGFVFLLRPQFGWAENRHSPADARVKSKHKAYQYVLMLAAAVLLIVGFTLALVMLFKGENGNDHCSWCHYLSCVPTSKWNCRS